Genomic window (uncultured Hyphomonas sp.):
AACCATCATTTCGGATTTCGGGGAATACACCTCCAACAGGCGTGCGCCGCCATATCCCGCCACAAGCAGGCCGGCCAGAAGGATGAGGATCGAGAGGAATCTCAGCATGGCGAACAATGGCTCCGTTCGGTGAATCCCGGTCTGACCCTAGCAGAGGTTCAGTCGCCGGGAAAACTGTTCCGGGCTGCTTCGTAGAACGCAATTGCGGCAGCATTGGACACGTTGAGGCTTTCCATGGCCTCGCTGATCGGAATGCGGGCAAGTTCGGCGCAGGCCTTGGCCACGCCGGGGCGCAGGCCCGGGCCTTCAGCGCCCAGCACGATGGCCAGTTTCCCGGCGCCTTTGACCGCTTGGGCGATGTCCGCCTCGCCTTCGCCGGCGAGGCCGACCGTGTGGTAGCCCGCCTCACCCAGCTGTTCGAGCGCGCGGGAGATGTTCACGACGCGCGCTTCGGCCACGGTTTCGATGGCGCCGACAGCGCTCTTGGCCACGATGCCTGTAATGGGCGGGGCATTCCGCGTCTGCAGAACAAGCCCCCCGAAGCCAAAGGCGGCCGCCGACCGGTAGATGGCTCCCAGATTATGGGGATCAGACACCTGGTCCAGCACGACCAGCCGGTCCACGCCGTCATGGATCAGGTCTTCCAGCGCGACAGGGTCGAGCGGCTCGGCCAGCAGGGCGAGCCCCTGATGGACGGAACCGGGCGGCAGGCGCGTGTCGATGTCCTTTGCCGTCACGATGTGCGGCGTCGGCGCACCGGCGGGCAGGCGTGCTGCGGCATTTTCGGTTGCGAGCAATTCGATTAGTTTGCGTTCCGGGTTTGCGAGGGCCGCTTCGACCGCGTGGATTCCCCAAATCCAGAGGGCTGAGCCGTCGGTTGTGTGGCCCTTATTGGGGTGGCGCGGACCGGGGCGGTGACCATGGGGCGGGGCGCCGTCCTGCGGGTGGTTCTGGCGGCCTTGTGCATTTCGCCGTCTTCCATGGTTGCGCGCCATTTGGTGTTTCCTTATAAGGCCGCTTCCGGAGTGGATCGGCGGTGCTGCGGCGCCTATGTGAAGCCCCGGCCGGACGGCGTCAACGCCGTGCAGCCCGTGAGGTCCCGTGGAGGGATGGGTGAGTGGTTAAAACCGCCAGACTGTAAATCTGGTCCGCAAGGTACGCTGGTTCGAATCCAGCTCCCTCCACCACCTCATGCCGCTGCATGCTTGTGACGCGGGTATAGCACAATGGTAGTGCAGCAGCCTTCCAAGCTGAGTATGTCGGTTCGATTCCGTCTACCCGCTCCAGCATTTCTCCCAGATCGCGGAATGTTTGCAACCAGACCGGGGGTCTGAAGGCGGACTGTGCCAAATTGATAAAATTTGGCAGATTGTCGAGGAAATGAGCTTAACGTCTCTGTTGTATGGCTCAGCCCATGCGTCTCAGAACAATTACGAATATCGCTTATGCTGCCACCGTGCTGCTGACCCTTGCTGGCGGCACCACCATGCTTCTCGCGTCCAGCGCGCTTGAAGCGGAGCGGGCGGCAGTCAGCCGTGCCGATGGGCTGAAAGAGCAGACTGCGGCAGTCGGACAGGACGTTCTTCGCCTTTCAGACAGAGCGCGGGAATATGTCATCACCGGCAAAGAGGAATTTCTCGAAGACTATCTCTATATCCGTCAGGCCTTGCAGCAGGATGAAGCTCCTTTGGCTGCGATCGAGGACATCGGCGCCGGCGATGCGGAGATAAGGGCCCTGTCCGACGCGGTCCAGATGGCGGGCCAGTTGTCAGACGAGCAGGACGCTGCCATCGAAGCATACCAAGCGGGGGATGACGCGGCTGCACGCGAATACCTGTTCGGGTCGCACTATGAGAATGAACTGGACCTGATCAACGCCCGGATCGACACATTCCACTCGCTGCTCGATCAGCGCACCGACAATGAAGTGCACGCTGCCGAAGCGACCGCGCGATTCTGGCGCGCCGTGTCGGAAACGATGGTGCTGGCGACGGCGCTCATTTTCTTCATCGTCCTGTATTTTGTGCTGAAGCGGCGCATTCTGAAACCTGTTATCAAGCTCAGCGATGTCGTCACCCGCCTGGCCGCTCAGGAATACGATACGGAGATGATGGATTACGACACGGTCGACGAGATCGGTGACATGGCACAGGCCATCCGTGTCTTCCGCGAGAACGGGCTGGAGCGCCAGCGCCTGGAATCCGAACTCGAGCATGACCTGCAGTTGCGTAATCTATTGTCCCGCATGACACAGCGCATGCAGGCCTGTGACACAATGAAAGAAATCGCAGGTGTGGTGCGCCGCTTCGTGCCAGTTATCATGCCGGGCTGCGCCGGGCGGCTCTATGTCCTCAATCATGACGCGTCCGGAATGGTGGCTTCCTGTGAATGGCTGACCCCGCGCGCGGCTGCGTCCGAGTTCATGATGAACGATTGCTGGGGCCTTCGCCGCGGGACCATGCACTATCATCGCGAAGAAGATGCGGATGTGCCTTGCGCACACCTGGAGGGTGCGGACGAGGATGAGAAGAAATCCGTCTGTATTCCGCTCATGACTCAGCGCGAAGTTGTCGGCCTTCTCTATATGGAACTGCCTGAGGAGTCCGAAGCGGGCAAGCGCGCGGAAACCTACATCCATATGCTGGCAGAGAACATTGCCTTGTCGCTGTCGAACATTCGGCTTCGTGAGACGCTTCACGAAATGGCGATGGCAGACCCGCTCACCGGTCTCTCCAACCGCCGGCGGATGGAAGAGAAATTTGAAGATGCGCTTGGCGAGATGAAACATTCAGGCGGCAGGGTCAGCATCATCATGATGGATGTGGATCAGTTCAAGAAGTTCAACGACACCTATGGCCATGCCGCCGGGGATGACGTGTTGCGCGAAGTGGCGCAGGTGCTCGGCAGGCTGACACGGGAAGACGGTCTCGCGTTCCGCTATGGCGGCGAAGAGTTTGCGGTCCTGCTGCCAGGGGCTTCGCCGGACGCCGCCGCTGAGCGCGCAGAGGGAATCCGCAGGGAGATTGAGCAGATCTCGATTGTGCGGGATGACCTCGTTATCTCTGACATCTCCGCATCCTTTGGTGTCGCAACGACACCTGATCATGGCAGTGGAGAGAGTCTCTTCGCCCTGGCCGATGCGGCGCTGTACAGCTCCAAAGCCTCCGGCCGCAATCGCGTAACGGTCGCGGCGTCGCAGGAAGTTGCACACACGCGCATCGCCTGACCCCGCACACTGCCCTTCCGGGAACCAAACCAGACATGACACGTTGTCTCAGCATGCTGACAACGGGCTGAATCATGACCTGGAGAATTGAATTGGGTGCCGCCGCGGTCACCATGGGTGCTGCGCTTATGTGGGGTGCGAGTGCGGACTCCGCGCTCGATGCGCCGCGACTGGAACAGCCCGATCACTTTACACATGCTGACTATCAGGCGTTTGACCGGGACTTTCGTTTCGGCGGGACTGTTTGCGAGGTCGGGCTGAAGCGCAAGGGGATTTGCTTTGGCGTATCACCCTTCGAAGACGGCCTTTCTGAAGGCCAGACGATTCCGGCCAGCCTGCCTGATATGCCTGCCGAATTCCCTGTGATCCTGAAAACCCAGTTAAAGGCCGATGGCCTGGAAACCTGGCGCTTCGGCCGAGCGCTGGTTCTGGTCAGATCCGGAACCCGGGAAATCGAAGATGTCATGTATCTGACGGCGCCTTATGGCGAGCGCGGCGAAACCGTTATCGCATCCCGTTAGAGGCAATTCCGTAAAAGAAGGTGATTTTCGATCCGGCAGAGGTGTCTGGGTCAGATTATCAAGACAAGAAAATGGGCGCTCCGGGCGCCCATTCCTTATCGCGTTTTGTCAGCGTCGTGTCAGGTGACGCTCTTCCCGTTCACCGCGCGGACCACAAAGGTCAGCACAAGGAGGGCGAGAAAGACGAAGAACAGGATCTGTGCGATACCGGCGGAAGCGCCGGCGATACCGCCAAAACCGAGTGCGGCGGCAACAATGGCGAGAATGAAAAATGCAATGGCCCAGCCAAGCATGATGGTCTCCTTTTTGGTTCGTGACGGCGTTGGTGCCGATAGTCAGGTAACGGATGCAAAGCAAAACTGTTCCGTGAAAAGATTTGGGAACATTCCTGGCGGCAGGGCGTTGCTGCTACATAATAGGAAGGAAAGGAAATATTCATGAAAACCGCCAAGAATACGCTGAAAATCGCTGGTCTCGGTCTGTTCACCCTGATGGCCGCAGCCTGCAACACGGTTGCCGGTGCGGGTGAAGACATTCAGGCAGGTGGCGATGTGGTTGAAGACACCGCTGATGAAGTCAAGGAAGAGATGTCGAACTAAGATTTCGGCATCGGGGAGGAAAGGGCGCGCCAATTACGGCGCGCCCTTTCTGTATGCGGATAAAAAAATTTTTTTCAGGACCGGGTATGAGACAGCAACAGGACCGTGCCAGTGGTATCGCGCGGCGTTGTGTTTGCTCCACCAGCACGCAGGCAGGTCCAGAGGGAAAGGAAACCTGCCAGAACCAGTGCGGTGGCAACGCTGAATGCGCGAGGCCCCCTGATCCGGGCGAAAGTCCCGAAAGTCGCCTGCCAGGCCGACCGGATTGGCAGGTGGCAGATCGGGCTCAGTCGGATGGGGGATGCGTTCTTCATGGCGGAGGAACGCGCGTCCCCTGCAGGAGTTCCCCGCCGTCGTCATGGAACATGTTCCTGCGTCGTGCGTTGAAGTCCTGTTGCCGGAGACTCCAACATGAAATTCTCAGTGGTCATCAATCCATTGTCCCGATCCGTACCTAAAGGTGCCGCGGATGAAATCGAGGCCGCGATTCAGGCGTCAGGGCACGATATTGCCTGTTTGCATTGCAGTTCCGACCAGTTGTCGCGTGGTGTCCGCCAAGCCGCGGGCAGCGATGCCGATGCTGTCATCGTCTGGGGCGGTGACGGGACCCTCGCATGCGCGTTGAACGCCTGCGGCACCACGGGCCTGCCGGTTCTGGCATTACCTGGGGGGACAATGAACATGTTGCCAAAGCGGCTGCATGGAGACGGCGCCTGGCATGAAATTCTGGAACGCGTCCTGTCTGCGCCAATGACGCAAACCCTCGCGGCGGGGGAAGTGGACGGCCAGCGCTTCTATATCGCGGCGCTGTTCGGCCGGCTGACCGGACTTGCGGAAACCCGCGAAGCAGTTCGCAAGGGCGAGCTGATCAATGCCGCACAGGCACTTGCGGACGGCGAAGTGCTGGATGTCGAAACGCGGCTCAGACTTTCCTGGACGAAAATGTCCGACAAGACGGAGCAAACGATCAGCGCCGTGGCAGCCGCGGTTGCTCTGAAGAGCAGCGGCACGCCGGCTCTGGAAGTCGCCGCAATAGATCCGGATAGTACGATGGACCTTGTTTCCACGGCGCTCGACGCGATGGTGCATGGCTGGAAAGAGGCGGGGCCGGTTGAGCACGATGTGACCGAGACCGTCACCGTTCACGAGCTTGAACGCGGAGACATCCCGGCGACGCTTGATGGCGAGCAGGTGACCTTTACCTCACCCGTCCGGATTCAGCTGGTGAAACAGGCTGCGCGGGTTCTGTGCGCGGAGACGGGCCATTGAGGCTTGTTCACCTGGCAGACATTCATTTCGGCGCGGCAGATCCGCATGTGCTCGAGGCCGCCGTTCAGACAATTCAGCAGGCCGCCCCGCAGATGGTTATCGTTTCCGGCGACCTGACACAGAGCGGGAAACACCGGGAATTCGAAGCGGCTGAAAAATGGCTCGGAGACCTCGGGCTGCCTTGCGCCTGCACGCCTGGCAATCACGACACGCCGATGTTCAAATTGCACCACCGTGTCCTCAATCCATTCGGGCGGTACCAGAAATACCTGTCCGACTTTGCCTTTCCGGTGCGTACCGGGCACATCCGTATCGACGGGTTGAACACAGCAAGGGGGTGGCAGGTCAGGCGAAACTGGGCGGAAGGGTCTGTCGACCTGGAGGATCTGGACGCCGTGCTTTCGGAAGACGCGCCGGAGAAAATCCGGCTGCTGACCTGCCATCATCCCTTCGTGCCACCGACAGATGCGCCGCTTCATACAGAGACCCGGCGAGGGCAGCGGGCCAGCCGCAAGCTTGGGGAAAGCCCGGTGCAGGTCTTGCTGACCGGACACGTGCACGCGCCGCAGGCAGAGTTAATCCGTACACAGGAAGGTGGATACGTCTCCGTTACAGCCGGGACACTTTCCATGCGGCTGCGCGATGTCCCGCCATCGTTCAACATTCTTGATTTCGACGGAGACATTATGAGCGTCGGCGCCTTCATTCATGACGGACGACGTTTCGCAAAAAAAATAAACAGCGCGTGGAATCTCTCAAGGATGGAACAGTTGCGTCCGCCGGGCGTTGTTAAGGCGTGACTCTGAAGGGGGCACATCATCAAAGGAGATTTGAGATGCGTATGAAAATTATTGCTGCTGCACTTGTTGCAACCGGTGTGCTCGCTGCCTGCGACACGAATGAAGGCCCGATGGAAAAAGCGGGTGAGTCGATCGACGAGGCTGTCGATAACATCGATGAGCCGGATACAATCGGCGAGTCGCTCGACGAAGCGGCTGATGAAACCGCCGATGCCATCAACGACGCCGCCGACGATGTGGACGGCGCGATCGACGAGGCCGGCGAGGCGATGGAGGAAGCTGCCGATCCTCCGAAGTAAGGTTCGGCAACCATTAAATCAGTATACGAAAGGAGATTATCATGGCCACTGAGGCCCTTAATATTAGCAAACCCGATTTCACAACCCGGAACGGCATTTCCGAGGAAGACCGCAAGAAGATTGCCGACGCGCTCGGAGTCGTTCTTGCCGACACCTACATGCTGTTCATCAAGACGCAGGGCGTGCACTGGAATGTGACGGGTCCGACCTTCATGGGCGTACACAAGCTCACCGAGGAGCAGTACGAAAACATGTACGAAGCCATCGACGAGCTTGCGGAACGTATTCGCGCGCTCGGCCACAAGGCGCCGGCCAGCTACACCAAATATGGCGAACTGTCGTCGATCAATGACAAGGACGAAGAACGTTCGGTCGGGCAGATGCTGACCATGCTGATCGCAGACCATGAAACGGCTGTCCTCAACATGCGCGCCGCAACGGAATGGTGCGAAGACAAGAACGACTATGTGACGGCAGACATGCTGACAGAGCGGATGTCCTGGCACGAACAGGCCGTGTGGATGCTCAAGTCACTGGCGGCTGAGAAATAACAGAGAATCCGGACAACGGATCATCAAACAGGCCCCGCGCCCCTTAGAGGCCGGGGCCTATTTGCTGCCAGGCATGAAAAGCGTGATGCAGGTGCCTTCGCCAGGTGCGGAGTCGATTTTCAGTTCCGCGCGCAACTGCCGGGAAAAGGCTTTCATCAGTTTGGAGCCGAGGCCGACCCGTGCGCCGCCACCCGGTTCGAAGCCGACGCCGTCGTCCATGACCTTCAGGGTGATCCCGCCGGCATTGTCTTCTTCCAGCGTGATGGAAATCATGCCGCCTTCGTTTTCGTTGAAAGCGTATTTGGTCGCATTGGTGACGGCTTCGACGAGGAAGAGGGCAAACGGAATGGCATCATCTGCCACCCGTTCGAGGTCATCATAAGTCTGAGAGATCCTGATATTGCGCGCGTCTGTGCCAAGGGCTTCTGCAAGATGATTGATCAGGCCCTCGAGGAAGGGCTGCATGCTGACCAGTTCAAGGCGCTCGTGCTGGTAAAGGGTCTGGTGCACGATGGCCAGGGCATCGATCCGGTGCCGCGCCGCGGCAATCGCCTGGCGGGCCTCTGGGTCCTGCAGCTGGCGTCCCTGCAAATTGAGGAAGCTGGTGACGATCTGGAGGTTGTTCTTCACCCGGTGGTGAATTTCCTTGACCGCAGCGTCACGAACGCGGATCGCGGATTTCAGGTCGCTGTCACGCTGATCGATGTCTGCGGCCATGTCTTCCATCGCGTCCGCAAGTTCCGAGATTTCCGCAGGGGCCGATGACATTGCATCACCGGCGCGGAAGGCGTAGCGGCCGGCCCCATAAACACGCGCGATACGAATGAGGCGGGAAAGCCAGCGCAGGACAAGACTGTCAATCGCCAGCCAGACAGCCAGAAGCGCAATTGAAAAAGCGAGCAGGGGGAGACCGAAAGACGACACCGGCTGCAGGGTGAATTCGCTCCAGAAGCCGGGGGATTCCCGTGAAATCACGGCAAACACATTCGCAGGCCCCACGGGCCGGATCACAACATCCATCGGTGCGGCGTCCTTCCGGCGAAGGACGAACATCTTGGCTGTCCGGGTTTCGGCCGCTTCGGCCACCCATTTCTGGTCGATCTGGGAGAAGCGCGTGGAGCCGAAGACGCGGCCATCGCCATCGGCGATGGCGACTTCCACATCATCCGACAGAACACTCGCGCTGGCGAAACTTGCGAGCGAGCGCGATCTCAGCCCGAGGGCCACCGAACCGTCAAAAGAGCCATCGGCCTTATTCATCCGAGAGAAAATGGCGAAGACCCAGTCTTCCGTGGCTTGTCCGAAAAAGGCCTCAGTTCTCAGCGTGGGGACTTCGTGCTGCAGCTTCCTGTTCCAGTCCATATCGGACATCGGGAAGCCCGCATCACGATTGGATGCGCAGAGGGCCACACCATCAGCATCGTACCGGATGATGCTTGAGAGGGCGGGCATGCTGGGGAGGAGTTTGTTGTATACTTCCGAACAATTGCTGCTGCCGACCTCCTCCTTGAACAGGCCAAGCAGCAGTTCGGCTTCATCGATGGCCTGGTCGACGCCATCAACAGAAGCGCCCGCAATCAGGAGCAATTCATTGCTTCTTATTTTGAGCGCTTCGCGTGCATCCATATAGGCACTGGCTGCGCCGAGTAGCAGAACCGGCGTCAGCGCAATGGCCAGCGTCGCGACCAGACGCCGCCGCAGGCTGGATGAGGCGGCCCTGTCAGGCACGCAGGGTCAGCCGCCATTCGCGGCAGAAATTGCCGCTGCCTGGTTCATGATGTCTTCGAATGCTTCCCCCGCACTGATGTCGTCGTCGCTGCTGAAGCCGGTTTCGTTATTATCAAGCAGTTCGGCCACGGCTTTGCGGGCGCGGGACACGCGGCTCTTGATTGTGCCGACAGCGCAGCCGCAGACTTCCGCTGCTTCTTCGTAGGCAAGTCCGCCGGCTCCCACCAGTATCAGCGCTTCACGCTGGTCATCCGGCAACATGTTCAGCGCATTCCGGAGGGCAAGAAGGTCCAGTTCGTCACCGGCATTGGCGGGAGAAACAAGCGTTGCTTCGGCCACTTCAGGATCGAGCGATGAGCGTCTCCAGGAGCGGCGCTTCTCGGAATAGAAAATGTTCCGCAGGATCGTGAAGGCCCAGGCCTTCATGTTTGTGCCTGCCTGAAAGCTCTGTCGGGCGTGCCACGCCTTCAGCATGGCATCCTGGGCCAGGTCGTCTGCCAGGGTCGAGTCACCGCAAAGACTTCGGGCGAAGGCACGAAGGTGTGGAATCAGGGCCGCCAGTTCCTGTTTGAACGTGGCGTCGTCAAGCCGTTCGGTCGGTTCGCTCATACGGGTCACCTACGAAGGTTTCGACGAAGTGTCGGGGGAACGGTTGCGGTCTGCCTCTTCCAGCAGGCGCATGAAGTCGTCGGGTACGCTCTCGTGAGTGACGTCGTCATAAAGACGGCGGAGCTGTTCTCCCAGGCGGTCACCGCGACGCTTTCGTTCCGTATCGGCCTCCTTCCGGCCGTCGGTTCTCTTTTCGTCCATAATATCTTGCCCTAAGAAATCCGGTATCTGAGCGCGCGGAAAACGCGCTTTCCTGCCTTTATAAATCCCGAATTCACCAAAGGTTCCGCAAAAAATGCAAAAAATTCGATTTTGCATGCAACCAATTCGCGGCAAGCGGGTTGTTAACGCAGAGTTGATGGAGTTTTTCCCATGAGTCTTGTTAAGAAACTGGCGCCGCACCTGCCTTATCTGCGACGCTACGCCCGCGCCCTTACGGGCAGACAGGAGAGCGGCGATGCCTATATCCGCGCTTCCCTTGAGGCGCTCGTAGCCTCCCCCGACAAAATGGACGCCGAGGGTGATCCACGGGTGGAATTATACCGCTTTTTCCATGTTGTGTGGGGCTCTACCGGCGCCCAGCTTGAGGCTGAGCAGGAGGACGGTGATCCCGCCACGGCGCGCCTGCGGAAGCTGGCCCCGATCCAGCGTCAGGCCTTTCTTCTGACGTCGCTCGAGGGATTTTCCCGGCCTGAAGCCTCCTACATCCTGGGGGTCACCGAGGGCGAGCAGGCAGAGCTTGAACGCGCAGCGATTGCTGAAATCGAGGCGGAGCTGTCCACCAAAGTGCTGGTGATCGAGGATGAACCGATCATCGCGGCAGATCTGGAAAGCCTGGTTGAGGAACTTGGCCACGAGGTGACCGGCAACGCAACGACCTACACAGAAGCCATGGCGATGGTGAAATCCAATCCGCCCGGGCTGATCCTGTGCGACATCCAGCTGGCGGATGGGTCGTCCGGTATCGACGCCGCGAACGACATCCTGAAGGAAATGGATGTGCCGATCATTTTCATTACGGCTTTCCCGGAACGGCTGCTGACAGGAGACCGTCCGGAACCGACCTTCCTCATCCCGAAACCCTTCCAGGAAAACACAGTGAAGGCGGCGATCGGTCAGGCCCTGTTCTTCCATCCGGCCCGCGAAACAGCCTGAGGCGGAACGTCCTCGCATAGCAAACGCCCTCCCTGTCACAGGGAGGGCGTTTTGATTTTGCGGATCATTGTCCTGCCTAGATGGCCTGTAGCAGCATAACCGCGCCAATGCCCAGAATGGCGATAAGTGTACCGGCGGTCAGAACCCAGACCAGTCCCACACGTTCGCCCTGGCGAGCTTCATTTGGCGTCAGATCAGTATCTTGTTGCGTTTGCATGATGATCTCCTTTCACCGCATCAACGCGCCCGAAGAGCGCCAGTTCCATTCATTCCAACCGGTCTGTATGGGGAGGAATTAAATTTCGGACATCATGGAACCGTGTGGCGGTGTGTTCGTTGGTCACGCAGCGAAACAGAAAGGAACAAGACATGAGCACGGTCACGAAAGAAAAACAGGCTGCCGCAAATGATGCAGGCCTGCAGGATGATCTCAATGCGCTCAAGGAAGACATGGCTACCTTGCGCAAGGACCTTCAGTCGACCTTTGGGAGCTTGAAGGGCTTTGCCGAATCCAAGGCCGGTGACGGGGTCAGCAAAGGCAAGGAATTTGCTGCCGACGCCGGTGAACACATCAAGTCGGCCCGTGTCGACCTCCAGTCCCAGATCCGCGAAAAGCCCATGGCAGCCGTTGGCCTGGCATTTGGTGCCGGCCTCCTGATTGCTCTGCTCGGACGGAAATAAGACCGTGGACCAAACCAAACTCCGCTTCTTTGCAGCCACCGTCGGCGTCCTTCTGGGGCTCGGCGGTGTGCTGGCCTTGTTCGCCGCCTCGACAATCGCGCTCGCCGAGGTCATGGGGCTGGCGGCAGCGGCGTTCACAGTCGCCGGCGTCGGCCTGTTGCTGGCGACGGCCTGCCTGCTGTTTTTCCTGCAACCTTTCCGGTCCATGGAAGATGAAGTCGACGAAGTGGAGGATGCCACTGCCGACGCCCTGGCAGATCTTCCCATTGATGCGCTCCGCAGCTTTGTTGAGCGGCGCCCGCTGACGACCACGGCGCTGGCCATGGTGCTCGGCTATTCCGTCGTCAAAGACCCGCAAACGGCGCAGCGTCATGCCGAGCGCTTCTTCATGTCCATGCTGTAGTAAACACAACAGGCCTACTGCCTGGATGATGGTGGCTGGTGAAGGGCGGGGGCGACATTTTTGGCGACGCACCCTACATAACAGGCATGCGCGTACCTCTCATGATCCTGTCAGCACTCGGTGCCGGTCTTGTGGCCGGACGCAAGCTGCTGGGCAAGGAGATCAGCGGCCGGAAAAACAAGGCCATCGAGGCGGCTGTCGAGGAGGCGCGCCACCGGATTCGTGCGGACACGATGCTGTTTGTCTCACGCAGTTTCCGGCGGTTTGCCATCGCCACCGGCATCAAGCTGCTGATCCTGCTGTGGCTCTGGGGGCTGCACCATTTCGCGGGCATGCCGCGGCCGGTGTTTGCCACGATCACCGTGATCACGCTCGCAGTCTTCATGATCCGCGACCTCTGGATCAATTATCCCGCCATCAAGTTGACGCTCACAGAGCTGCACCGTCACGGTTGGCACCCGAAGCGTGCGCTGAGCGAGACAATCGCGGCCCGCGTCTTCGAGGAAGTGCTGCTGGAGGCGGGAAACCAGAAACAGACGCGCACAGGCGCCATCATGCTGATGCTGGCCGGTGAAGACCGCAGCCAGATGCATCATGACGTTGCCACAGCGGTTGCAGACATCGCCCGCGAAACAAGCTGGGACGATATCCGGCCCTATGTCATTTCTGCTGTTTTACGGATCGGGACGCTGGCCCTGATCTACAGTGCCAGCGTCTGGATCCTGGTGCACTATTGATCAGTCGAGATCGAGCGCTTCGGAGATCGTGGTCCAGTCGACCATCTTGAAGTTCTGATTGAACTCGGAGACCGGGTTGGCATCGTCCTGCACAACCAATAGTCCGCCGGGAAGGCCCGGCAGTGGTGCGGAGGTAATGTCGAGACCGTCCGTGTGGGTCACACCGCCGATGCCGGTCGCGTCATTGTCGACAATGGAGAACACGCCGCGCGGGGCATAAGGCGGAGCGCGGTCGTAAACGACATAGCGGTCTGCCTCCTGTGCCGAGACCACCAGGTAGCCCGACTGGGCATCATCACCGAGCCACAGGCTCATGCCTTCGACATCCTCGACCAGCCCGTTGGCCGCCGCAATCGTGTCCACGACAAGCGGGTCAGCTGTCTCGTCCTTGAGGTCCACGGCCCACACGCCGAACGCTTCCTCGCCGACGAACAGGCGTTCATTGGCGTCATCGAACACGCAGCCTTC
Coding sequences:
- a CDS encoding NepR family anti-sigma factor codes for the protein MDEKRTDGRKEADTERKRRGDRLGEQLRRLYDDVTHESVPDDFMRLLEEADRNRSPDTSSKPS
- a CDS encoding response regulator, translating into MSLVKKLAPHLPYLRRYARALTGRQESGDAYIRASLEALVASPDKMDAEGDPRVELYRFFHVVWGSTGAQLEAEQEDGDPATARLRKLAPIQRQAFLLTSLEGFSRPEASYILGVTEGEQAELERAAIAEIEAELSTKVLVIEDEPIIAADLESLVEELGHEVTGNATTYTEAMAMVKSNPPGLILCDIQLADGSSGIDAANDILKEMDVPIIFITAFPERLLTGDRPEPTFLIPKPFQENTVKAAIGQALFFHPARETA